A section of the Kribbella sp. HUAS MG21 genome encodes:
- a CDS encoding ABC transporter ATP-binding protein encodes MSVLSIENLSIDYLAETTVHAVRDVSLTLERGEILGLAGESGCGKSTLAYGITRLLKPPAVITGGRVVFSSREGYDVDLSTLAGDDLRAFRWDKIAMVFQGAMNSLNPVLRIAEQLEDVFVTHRPELGKAERRERCAELLERVGVDRDRLRAYPHELSGGMRQRVMIAMALALEPQVLIMDEPTTALDVVVQREILREITRLRSELGFAVVFITHDLPLLLEISDRIAVMRAGVIVELDDALTLYSQPKHPYTKRLLSSFPSLTGDRGDFVRTGEFAAEEMLDETDQTVEAG; translated from the coding sequence ATGAGTGTCCTGAGCATCGAGAACCTCAGCATCGACTACCTCGCCGAGACCACCGTGCACGCCGTCCGGGACGTCTCCCTGACCCTGGAACGCGGCGAGATCCTCGGACTCGCGGGGGAAAGCGGTTGCGGAAAGTCGACGCTGGCCTACGGAATCACGCGGCTGCTGAAACCGCCGGCGGTGATCACCGGCGGCCGCGTCGTGTTCTCCTCGCGTGAGGGGTACGACGTCGACCTGTCGACGCTGGCCGGCGACGACCTGCGCGCGTTCCGCTGGGACAAGATCGCGATGGTCTTCCAGGGCGCGATGAACTCCCTCAACCCGGTACTGCGGATCGCCGAGCAGCTCGAGGACGTGTTCGTCACGCACCGGCCCGAACTGGGCAAGGCGGAACGCCGGGAGCGCTGTGCCGAGCTGCTCGAACGCGTCGGCGTCGACCGGGACCGGCTGCGGGCGTATCCGCACGAACTGTCCGGCGGCATGCGGCAACGGGTGATGATCGCGATGGCGCTCGCCCTCGAGCCGCAGGTGCTGATCATGGACGAGCCGACCACCGCGCTCGACGTGGTCGTCCAGCGGGAGATCCTCCGCGAGATCACCCGGCTGCGGTCGGAGCTCGGGTTCGCGGTCGTCTTCATCACCCACGACCTGCCGCTGCTGCTCGAGATCAGCGACCGGATCGCGGTGATGCGGGCCGGTGTGATCGTCGAGCTGGACGACGCGCTGACGCTCTACAGCCAGCCGAAACACCCGTACACCAAGCGCTTGCTGTCGTCCTTCCCCAGCCTCACCGGGGACCGCGGCGACTTCGTCCGCACCGGGGAGTTCGCTGCCGAAGAGATGCTGGATGAGACCGATCAGACCGTGGAGGCCGGATGA
- a CDS encoding ABC transporter permease has protein sequence MAITTEGAAQAATTGAPARRRLPPMTLKLGVGLTIAGLIILFGVVGPLLVGNPSTVRDLGLTGPGNGFLLGTTQSGQDVFAQLAYATRGSLIIGVVVGAITLLLSAFFGVVGAFVGGWTDEAFSLLTNIMLVIPGLPLVIVISSYVPNKSIWLVAAVLAITSWAGSARVLRGYTLSVRSRDYVLAARIGGEKRWRILLVEILPNLIPLLASQVVFAVIFAILGEAGLSFLGLGASGSFTWGTMLFYAQNGLALRLGAWWWFAPPGLAIALFGAALSLINFSIDEIINPKLRSQTRAERNKWSVRG, from the coding sequence ATGGCCATCACCACTGAAGGGGCGGCGCAGGCGGCCACGACCGGGGCACCGGCCCGGCGCCGGCTGCCGCCGATGACCCTCAAACTCGGCGTCGGGCTGACGATCGCCGGCCTGATCATCCTCTTCGGCGTCGTCGGTCCGTTGCTGGTCGGCAACCCGTCGACGGTCCGGGACCTCGGGCTGACCGGGCCGGGGAACGGTTTCCTGCTCGGCACCACGCAGAGCGGGCAGGACGTGTTCGCGCAGCTCGCGTACGCCACCCGCGGTTCGCTGATCATCGGCGTCGTGGTCGGGGCGATCACGCTGCTGCTGTCGGCGTTCTTCGGTGTCGTCGGCGCGTTCGTCGGCGGCTGGACCGACGAGGCGTTCTCGCTGCTCACCAACATCATGCTGGTGATCCCCGGGCTGCCGCTGGTGATCGTGATCTCCAGCTACGTACCGAACAAGTCGATCTGGCTGGTGGCCGCCGTGCTCGCGATCACCAGCTGGGCCGGGTCGGCACGCGTGCTGCGCGGCTACACGCTCAGCGTCCGCAGCCGGGACTATGTGCTCGCGGCAAGGATCGGCGGCGAGAAACGCTGGCGGATCCTGCTCGTGGAGATCCTGCCGAACCTGATCCCGCTGCTCGCGTCGCAGGTCGTGTTCGCGGTGATCTTCGCGATCCTCGGCGAGGCCGGGCTGTCGTTCCTCGGGCTCGGCGCGTCCGGGTCGTTCACCTGGGGCACGATGCTGTTCTACGCCCAGAACGGGCTGGCGCTGCGGCTCGGCGCCTGGTGGTGGTTCGCGCCGCCCGGCCTGGCGATCGCGCTGTTCGGCGCCGCGCTGTCGCTGATCAACTTCTCGATCGACGAGATCATCAACCCGAAGCTGCGTTCCCAGACGCGTGCCGAACGCAACAAATGGAGCGTGCGCGGATGA
- a CDS encoding ABC transporter permease, which yields MRYLLRKLAFYVAALWAALTLNFLIPRLMPGNPVDLMLSKLATKGPVTPTTRDAIQALLGTDTNASLWDQYRTYLHQLVTGDLGTSIAFFPSPVSQVIGQTLPWTVGLIGLATVISFAVGILLGRAAGWRRGSWVDNLIPLTTMLQSVPYFWLALLLLFLLGSTWPVFPLNGGYDVYAVTPGWSLPFVQSVLYHGALPALTIVLSSIGGWMLGMRNMMVSTLSEDFVVTAEAKGLTPRRIRSRYVARNAILPSVSGFAISLGFVVAGSIVTEAVFSYPGIGSALLLAVNNNDYALMQGVFLIITLAVLGANLLVDLLYGVIDPRTRARS from the coding sequence GTGCGCTACCTCCTCCGCAAGCTCGCCTTCTACGTCGCCGCCCTGTGGGCCGCGCTGACGCTGAACTTCCTGATTCCCCGGCTGATGCCGGGGAACCCGGTCGATCTCATGCTGTCGAAGCTGGCCACCAAGGGCCCGGTCACCCCGACGACCCGGGACGCCATCCAGGCGCTGCTCGGCACCGACACGAACGCGTCGCTCTGGGACCAGTACCGGACGTACCTGCACCAACTGGTCACCGGCGACCTCGGTACCTCGATCGCGTTCTTCCCGTCCCCGGTGTCGCAGGTGATCGGGCAGACGCTGCCATGGACCGTCGGTCTGATCGGTCTCGCGACGGTGATCTCGTTCGCTGTCGGGATCCTGCTGGGACGCGCCGCCGGCTGGCGGCGCGGTTCCTGGGTCGACAACCTCATCCCGCTCACCACGATGCTGCAGTCGGTGCCGTACTTCTGGCTCGCGCTGCTGCTGCTGTTCCTGCTCGGCAGCACCTGGCCGGTCTTCCCGCTGAACGGCGGGTACGACGTGTACGCCGTGACGCCCGGCTGGAGCCTGCCGTTCGTGCAGTCGGTGCTGTACCACGGTGCGCTGCCGGCGCTGACGATCGTGCTCTCGTCGATCGGCGGCTGGATGCTCGGGATGCGCAACATGATGGTCTCGACGCTGTCCGAGGACTTCGTCGTGACCGCCGAGGCGAAGGGCCTGACCCCGCGCCGGATCCGCTCCCGGTACGTCGCCCGGAACGCGATCCTGCCCTCGGTTTCCGGGTTCGCGATCTCGCTCGGTTTCGTGGTCGCGGGCTCGATCGTCACCGAGGCCGTCTTCTCGTACCCCGGGATCGGCTCCGCACTGTTGCTTGCCGTGAACAACAACGACTACGCGCTGATGCAGGGCGTTTTCCTGATCATCACGCTCGCCGTCCTCGGCGCGAACCTGCTCGTCGACCTGCTGTACGGCGTCATCGATCCCCGCACGCGTGCGCGGTCCTAG